One genomic segment of Chitinophaga parva includes these proteins:
- a CDS encoding sulfatase family protein produces the protein MQRLSFRLLALASLLSLQAVAQHKQPNIIVIFSDDHAYQAISAYGSKLAVTPNIDRIARSGALFSNALVTNSICGPSRATLLTGKYSHENGFKVNERQIFNPNQEQFQQVLRQQGYQTAWIGKWHLGSLPTGFDYFNILNGQGQYYNPDFINAKDTVRHEGYVTNLITDFSEQWLNQRDTSRPFFLVVGEKATHREWFPDLQDLGAYDDKDFPLPSTFKDDYKDRVAAQNQDMTIDKTMRLREDLKVHVDYDQKKSPYSRFTPEQKEKFKAYYDKVSAEFDRLHLGGDALVKWKYERYLKDYLSTAKSLDRNIGKLLDYLDAHHLRENTVVIYASDQGFYMGEHGWFDKRFIYEQSLKTAFLVRYPGVVKPGTRINQLTANIDWAPTLLDIAHAPIPAGIQGRSFLPLLKGDKTPIHDAVYYHYYEFPQPHHVYPHFGVRTPDYTLVHFYGEANAWELYDLKKDPQQVHNLYKDAAYAKTVTSLKTRLEALIKQYDDKDALEIFEREK, from the coding sequence ATGCAACGTCTTTCTTTCCGCCTGCTGGCCCTCGCCTCCCTCCTGTCTTTACAGGCAGTGGCCCAGCACAAACAGCCCAACATCATCGTGATCTTCTCTGACGACCACGCCTACCAGGCTATCAGCGCTTATGGCAGCAAACTGGCCGTAACACCTAACATAGACCGCATTGCCAGAAGTGGTGCGCTATTCAGCAACGCCCTGGTGACCAACTCTATCTGTGGACCCAGCCGCGCCACCTTGCTCACGGGTAAGTACAGCCATGAAAATGGTTTTAAGGTGAATGAAAGGCAGATCTTCAACCCCAACCAGGAGCAGTTCCAGCAGGTACTGCGCCAGCAGGGCTACCAGACCGCTTGGATCGGTAAATGGCACCTGGGCAGCCTGCCCACCGGCTTTGATTATTTCAATATCCTTAATGGTCAGGGCCAGTATTACAATCCCGATTTCATCAACGCAAAAGATACCGTGCGCCATGAAGGATATGTAACAAACCTGATCACGGACTTTTCTGAACAATGGCTGAACCAGCGCGACACCAGCCGCCCCTTCTTCCTGGTGGTGGGTGAAAAGGCCACGCACCGCGAATGGTTCCCCGACCTGCAGGACCTGGGCGCTTATGATGATAAAGACTTTCCCCTGCCCTCCACCTTCAAGGATGATTACAAGGACCGCGTAGCCGCGCAAAACCAGGACATGACCATTGACAAGACCATGCGCCTGCGCGAGGACCTGAAAGTGCATGTGGACTACGACCAGAAAAAGAGTCCCTACAGCCGCTTTACGCCGGAGCAAAAAGAAAAGTTCAAGGCTTACTATGACAAGGTGAGTGCAGAATTTGACCGCCTGCACCTGGGTGGCGATGCGCTGGTGAAGTGGAAATATGAGCGCTATCTGAAGGATTACCTCTCCACCGCAAAATCACTGGACCGCAATATCGGTAAGCTGCTCGACTACCTGGACGCCCACCATCTCCGTGAAAATACCGTGGTGATCTACGCCTCTGACCAGGGCTTTTACATGGGTGAGCATGGCTGGTTTGACAAGCGTTTCATTTATGAGCAGTCGTTAAAGACCGCTTTCCTGGTGCGCTACCCTGGTGTGGTAAAACCCGGCACCCGGATCAACCAGCTCACCGCAAACATAGACTGGGCGCCTACCTTGCTGGACATTGCACACGCCCCCATCCCGGCAGGCATACAGGGCAGATCATTCCTGCCCCTGCTCAAAGGTGACAAAACCCCCATTCACGATGCGGTATATTACCACTACTACGAGTTCCCGCAACCCCACCATGTGTACCCGCATTTTGGCGTACGCACCCCGGACTATACGCTGGTACATTTTTACGGCGAGGCCAATGCATGGGAGCTGTATGACCTGAAAAAAGATCCGCAGCAGGTACACAACCTGTACAAGGATGCGGCCTATGCTAAAACGGTAACATCCCTGAAAACCAGGCTGGAAGCGCTGATAAAGCAGTATGACGATAAAGACGCCTTGGAAATATTTGAAAGGGAAAAGTAA
- a CDS encoding glycoside hydrolase family 43 protein, whose protein sequence is MRRLLLFSLLLLGACAVRAQQTFTNPLLPGGADPWVIYQDGFYYYMHTTGHTLKIWKTKSIADLKNAESKVVWTPPDTGAYSREIWAPEIHFINRKWYIYFAADDGSNAHHRLWVLENASADPLQGTWTMKGKVADATDQWAIDGSVFEHKGKWYIIWSGWEKREQDFEMQNIYIAALKNPWTIEGPRVKVSSPELPWERIWDNNPKGHPSRPVYVNEGPEVLAHGNKLFLVYSASGCWTNDYKLGMLTANANANLLDPKSWTKSPEPVFVQSPENHAYGTGHNSFFKSPSGKEDWILYHANPETDQGCGAQRSPRAQRISWKADGTPDFGIPVATGQAIAIPK, encoded by the coding sequence ATGCGCCGCCTCTTACTGTTTAGCCTGTTGCTGCTGGGCGCCTGCGCGGTACGTGCGCAACAAACGTTTACCAACCCGCTGCTGCCCGGCGGTGCCGATCCCTGGGTTATTTACCAGGATGGTTTTTATTACTACATGCATACTACCGGCCACACGCTGAAGATCTGGAAAACAAAAAGTATTGCAGACCTGAAGAACGCGGAAAGCAAAGTGGTGTGGACGCCGCCGGATACTGGTGCCTATTCCCGTGAGATCTGGGCGCCGGAGATCCATTTCATTAACAGGAAATGGTACATCTACTTTGCGGCGGATGATGGTTCCAATGCGCACCACCGCCTGTGGGTGCTGGAGAATGCCAGCGCAGACCCCTTGCAGGGCACCTGGACCATGAAAGGTAAAGTGGCCGATGCTACGGACCAGTGGGCTATAGATGGTTCCGTGTTTGAGCACAAAGGCAAATGGTACATCATCTGGTCCGGGTGGGAAAAACGCGAGCAGGATTTTGAAATGCAGAACATCTACATCGCCGCGTTGAAAAATCCCTGGACCATTGAAGGCCCGCGGGTAAAGGTATCCTCCCCGGAACTGCCCTGGGAGCGCATCTGGGACAATAATCCCAAGGGCCATCCCAGCCGCCCGGTGTATGTAAATGAAGGCCCGGAAGTACTGGCCCACGGCAACAAGTTATTCCTGGTATACTCCGCCAGCGGTTGCTGGACCAATGATTATAAACTGGGTATGCTTACTGCCAATGCGAATGCCAACCTGCTGGACCCTAAGTCCTGGACCAAATCACCGGAGCCGGTGTTTGTACAATCACCGGAAAACCATGCATATGGTACTGGTCATAATTCTTTCTTCAAATCGCCCAGCGGTAAGGAAGACTGGATCCTGTACCACGCCAATCCTGAAACGGACCAGGGGTGTGGCGCACAGCGTAGCCCGCGTGCACAGCGCATCAGCTGGAAAGCAGATGGAACGCCGGATTTTGGTATCCCCGTGGCTACGGGGCAGGCGATTGCCATCCCGAAATAA
- a CDS encoding class I SAM-dependent methyltransferase gives MPAAPNNYDKVASFYDRLSLLIFGGALRRAQWSLLSVLHPGHRVLIVGGGSGWILEAMSARVPEGLHITYIEISANMTALAMKKQVGKNEVVFINDSIATQQLAPESFDIVLTAFLFDNFPPAAGAALFAQLHHALKPGGYWLFADFKLAEGRGFWQRPLLKAMYFFFGALCQVQARQLNDMDALFRQYRYKLVQQKDYYGRFVNAAICEKV, from the coding sequence ATGCCTGCCGCGCCTAACAACTATGATAAGGTTGCCTCCTTCTACGACCGGCTCTCGCTCCTCATCTTTGGCGGGGCGCTCCGCCGTGCACAGTGGTCCTTGTTAAGCGTGTTGCACCCCGGGCACCGGGTGCTTATCGTGGGCGGCGGTAGCGGGTGGATCCTGGAAGCCATGAGCGCCCGGGTGCCGGAGGGCCTGCACATCACCTACATAGAGATTTCCGCAAACATGACCGCCCTGGCTATGAAAAAGCAGGTGGGTAAAAATGAAGTGGTCTTCATCAATGATTCCATTGCCACACAGCAACTGGCGCCGGAAAGTTTTGATATCGTGCTCACCGCTTTTCTCTTTGATAATTTTCCGCCGGCTGCGGGTGCGGCCCTGTTTGCCCAGCTGCACCATGCCTTAAAGCCCGGCGGGTACTGGCTCTTTGCCGATTTTAAACTGGCGGAGGGCAGGGGCTTCTGGCAGCGCCCCCTGCTAAAGGCCATGTATTTCTTCTTTGGCGCCCTCTGCCAGGTACAGGCCCGCCAGCTCAATGATATGGACGCCCTGTTCCGCCAATACCGTTACAAACTGGTACAACAAAAAGACTACTACGGCCGTTTTGTGAACGCGGCCATTTGTGAGAAAGTGTAA
- a CDS encoding aldose epimerase family protein, translating into MKNRLTPILAASLLLVAVTACNNNAKKSETPADSTAVSTDKAAALLPAEASFKKTVDGKETDLYVLKNAKGMEAAITNYGGRLVALVVPDKDGNPVNVVDGFDSIDGFINSGESYYGATIGRYGNRIAKGKFTLDGKRYQLYTNNGANTLHGGKKGYQAVVWDARKLNDSTLELTYLSKDGEENFPGNLHVKVTYSLTDANGLKIDYEATTDKTTVVNLTNHAFFNLNGMGSGTILNHKLWIDADRFTPVDSGLIPTGKLAVVRGTPFDFTKGDSIGTRINEDNEQLKNGKGYDHNFVLNDYKPHTRRLAATVTGDKTGIVMNIFTEEPGLQFYSGNFMKGANNFGKGGKDDYRTALALETQHFPDSPNQPGFPSTVLKPGETYTTSTTYEFTDVNKANSAQ; encoded by the coding sequence ATGAAAAACAGACTCACGCCCATCCTGGCCGCTTCCCTCTTACTGGTGGCGGTTACTGCTTGTAACAACAATGCCAAGAAGTCCGAGACCCCTGCAGACAGCACCGCGGTATCCACGGACAAAGCCGCAGCCCTGCTGCCGGCGGAGGCCTCTTTTAAAAAGACAGTAGACGGTAAAGAAACCGACCTCTATGTGCTGAAAAATGCGAAAGGCATGGAAGCTGCCATCACCAATTACGGTGGCCGCCTGGTAGCCCTGGTGGTACCTGACAAAGACGGCAACCCGGTAAACGTGGTAGACGGCTTTGACAGTATAGATGGTTTCATCAATTCCGGTGAATCTTATTATGGCGCCACCATTGGCCGGTACGGCAACCGTATTGCCAAAGGCAAATTTACCCTCGATGGCAAGCGCTACCAGCTGTACACAAACAATGGGGCTAATACCCTGCATGGAGGCAAGAAAGGCTACCAGGCCGTAGTTTGGGACGCCAGGAAACTGAATGACTCCACCCTGGAACTGACCTATCTTTCCAAAGACGGGGAAGAGAATTTTCCCGGCAACCTGCATGTGAAGGTCACTTACAGCCTCACGGATGCCAACGGCCTGAAAATAGATTACGAAGCCACTACCGATAAGACCACCGTGGTAAACCTTACCAACCACGCCTTCTTTAACCTGAACGGCATGGGCAGCGGCACCATCCTGAATCACAAGCTCTGGATCGATGCAGACCGTTTCACTCCTGTGGATTCCGGCCTCATTCCCACCGGCAAGCTGGCCGTGGTGCGTGGTACACCGTTCGACTTCACGAAGGGCGACAGCATTGGTACCCGCATCAACGAAGACAATGAACAGCTGAAAAATGGTAAAGGTTATGACCACAATTTTGTGCTCAATGACTACAAGCCGCATACCCGCCGCCTGGCCGCTACCGTCACCGGCGACAAGACCGGCATTGTAATGAACATCTTCACCGAAGAACCCGGCCTGCAGTTTTACAGCGGCAACTTCATGAAGGGGGCCAACAACTTTGGCAAAGGGGGTAAAGACGATTACCGCACCGCCCTGGCGCTGGAAACACAGCACTTCCCGGATTCGCCCAACCAGCCCGGCTTCCCAAGCACCGTGCTGAAACCCGGTGAAACTTACACCACCAGCACTACCTACGAATTTACTGATGTTAATAAAGCCAATTCTGCCCAATAA
- a CDS encoding SusC/RagA family TonB-linked outer membrane protein → MKSILPFFAVSLLLAPLVHAQVQNGTVSGSVQSSKGELLPGINVRIKHGTQGTATDANGHFSLAVKPQDTLVITGLGYNSQEIAVKNQRNLLVRLNDNTAALNEVIVVGYGTQKKSDLTGSITSINEAQFKKTPTVSLDNGLKGRAAGVQVSTTSGQPGGATSIRVRGSNSVNTGSEPLYVIDGFPVYNDNSAAAAGATVGPKLNALALINPNDIVSIEILKDASAAAVYGARGANGVVLITTRKGKEGPTRFDFNAFYGIQQVPKKLPLLNATDFANLVNDANGTQLYTPEQIKSFGEGTNWQDQIFRTAPEQNYQLTAAGGDAKTKYALSFNYFNQDGIVINSNFKRYATRFNLERQATSRLSFGTNLSIARTDANQALSATSGGEGTQGVIEEALAFNPILKVRNPDGTYVLQSDRGIPMGNPVATAKDLLNRSTTYRILGNVYANFKILDGLDFRTSAGADVINTKEKYYAPRTVLSGYNVNGQARVSSANSTSWLNENTLTYHHNFNDHALTVLGGFTVQKYNRETVTTAASGFVNDLQKADNLGAGAIIGSPVTNVDNWQLASFIGRINYAFKDKYLLTLTERVDGSSKFGTNNKFGYFPSGSVAWKLSEEDFIKQLHLFSELKIRASYGKIGNQEIASYQSLAGLSNMSYVIGDQVVKGYAPGNIPNGDLKWESTAQADLGLDAGFFNGRLNITADWYNKKTTDMLLFINVPWSTGFSSALQNIGSVQNRGVELGLNAAVIDKQFKWNVNLNIAANRNKVLSLGPVSQILTGEINGYLKISNPVVVQAGHPISSFFGYVSDGIFQTGDAISHSAQPTAVAGDRRYKDLNGDGKIDATDRKFLGNADPKFFGGMTHDFFYKGFDLSASFNWVYGNTILNSTRAELDLPTGQKNSSERVKYRWTPTNPSNSIPRASLNRSFLFSNAQLESGSYFRLGVLTLGYSLPARWLQAARIQQLRVYASALNLFTITHYTGYDPEGNQTGQGTILRGVDADTYPTPKAYMVGLNLNF, encoded by the coding sequence ATGAAATCAATCTTACCCTTCTTTGCCGTATCCCTGCTGCTGGCGCCACTGGTCCATGCACAGGTACAAAACGGCACAGTGAGCGGATCCGTGCAGTCCTCCAAAGGAGAGTTGCTGCCCGGTATCAACGTGCGCATCAAGCACGGGACGCAAGGCACCGCTACGGACGCCAACGGCCATTTTTCCCTTGCCGTAAAACCACAGGATACCCTGGTGATCACAGGCCTGGGCTACAACAGCCAGGAGATAGCGGTGAAGAACCAGCGCAACCTGCTGGTACGCCTTAACGACAACACCGCTGCGCTGAACGAAGTGATCGTGGTAGGTTACGGTACTCAAAAGAAGAGCGATCTTACGGGCTCCATCACTTCCATTAATGAAGCGCAGTTTAAAAAGACGCCCACGGTATCGCTGGATAATGGTCTGAAAGGCCGCGCCGCGGGCGTGCAGGTAAGCACTACCTCCGGCCAGCCGGGTGGCGCCACGTCCATCCGCGTGCGGGGCAGCAACTCGGTGAACACCGGCTCTGAGCCCTTGTATGTAATAGACGGGTTTCCCGTGTACAACGATAACAGCGCCGCTGCAGCCGGTGCTACGGTAGGCCCCAAACTCAATGCCCTGGCGCTGATCAACCCGAACGACATTGTATCCATTGAAATATTGAAAGACGCTTCTGCCGCCGCGGTATACGGCGCACGGGGCGCCAACGGCGTGGTCCTGATCACCACCCGCAAAGGCAAAGAAGGCCCTACCCGCTTTGATTTCAATGCATTTTACGGCATACAGCAGGTGCCTAAAAAACTGCCCCTGCTGAATGCGACTGACTTTGCCAACCTGGTGAACGATGCCAACGGCACACAGCTCTACACCCCGGAACAGATCAAATCTTTTGGCGAAGGTACCAACTGGCAGGACCAGATATTCCGCACGGCGCCGGAGCAGAACTACCAGCTTACCGCCGCCGGGGGCGATGCCAAAACAAAATATGCACTCTCCTTCAACTATTTTAACCAGGATGGGATTGTGATCAATTCCAATTTCAAACGCTATGCGACCCGCTTTAACCTGGAGCGCCAGGCTACGTCCCGGCTTAGCTTTGGTACTAACCTGTCCATTGCACGCACGGACGCCAACCAGGCCCTCAGCGCCACTTCCGGCGGGGAAGGCACCCAGGGGGTGATTGAAGAAGCGCTGGCATTTAACCCTATTCTCAAAGTACGCAACCCGGATGGCACCTATGTATTGCAAAGTGACCGGGGCATTCCCATGGGCAATCCTGTGGCTACTGCAAAAGACCTGCTGAACCGCAGCACCACTTACCGCATCCTGGGCAATGTATATGCGAACTTCAAGATCCTGGACGGGCTCGACTTCCGTACCAGCGCAGGCGCGGACGTGATCAATACCAAAGAAAAATATTACGCGCCCCGTACCGTGCTTTCCGGTTACAATGTAAACGGGCAGGCCAGGGTATCCAGTGCCAACAGCACTTCCTGGCTGAATGAAAATACGCTGACCTATCATCACAATTTCAACGATCATGCGCTCACCGTGCTGGGTGGCTTTACCGTTCAAAAGTACAACCGGGAGACCGTGACCACTGCGGCATCCGGCTTTGTGAACGACCTGCAAAAGGCAGACAACCTGGGCGCCGGTGCTATCATTGGCTCGCCGGTCACCAATGTAGACAACTGGCAGCTGGCGTCTTTCATTGGCCGTATTAACTATGCGTTTAAAGACAAATACCTGCTTACACTTACAGAGCGCGTGGATGGTTCTTCCAAGTTTGGTACCAACAACAAGTTTGGTTATTTCCCTTCCGGGTCTGTGGCCTGGAAACTGTCGGAAGAAGACTTCATCAAACAGCTGCACCTCTTCAGCGAACTTAAAATACGCGCCAGCTATGGTAAGATCGGTAACCAGGAAATAGCCAGCTACCAATCACTGGCCGGCCTTTCCAACATGAGCTACGTGATAGGTGACCAGGTGGTGAAAGGCTATGCACCCGGCAATATCCCGAATGGTGACCTGAAGTGGGAGTCCACCGCGCAGGCAGACCTGGGCCTGGATGCCGGTTTCTTTAACGGGCGCCTGAATATAACGGCGGACTGGTACAATAAGAAGACCACAGACATGCTGCTCTTCATCAACGTGCCCTGGAGCACGGGCTTCTCTTCCGCCCTGCAAAACATAGGCAGTGTACAGAACCGGGGCGTGGAGCTGGGCCTGAATGCCGCGGTGATAGACAAGCAATTTAAATGGAACGTGAACCTTAACATCGCGGCCAACCGTAATAAGGTGCTGAGCCTGGGGCCCGTGTCGCAGATCCTTACCGGTGAGATCAATGGATACCTGAAGATCTCCAACCCGGTGGTGGTGCAGGCAGGTCATCCCATCAGTTCCTTCTTTGGTTATGTGAGCGATGGCATTTTCCAGACAGGCGATGCTATTTCACATAGCGCACAACCCACGGCTGTAGCGGGCGACCGCCGGTACAAAGACTTGAATGGCGATGGCAAGATCGATGCAACCGACCGTAAGTTCCTGGGCAATGCAGATCCAAAATTCTTTGGCGGCATGACCCACGATTTCTTCTACAAAGGTTTTGATCTCAGTGCTTCGTTCAACTGGGTGTATGGCAATACCATCCTTAACAGCACCCGCGCGGAACTGGACCTGCCCACCGGCCAGAAAAACAGCTCCGAACGCGTGAAGTACCGCTGGACACCCACAAACCCGAGCAACAGCATTCCCCGCGCAAGCCTGAACCGCTCCTTCCTGTTCTCCAATGCACAACTGGAAAGCGGCTCTTACTTCCGCCTGGGCGTGCTCACCCTGGGTTACAGCCTGCCGGCGCGCTGGTTACAGGCGGCCCGCATCCAGCAACTCCGCGTATATGCGTCTGCGTTAAACCTGTTTACCATCACGCACTACACCGGTTACGATCCGGAGGGTAACCAAACCGGCCAGGGCACCATCCTGCGCGGGGTGGACGCCGATACCTACCCCACGCCTAAAGCATACATGGTAGGCCTGAACCTGAATTTTTAG
- a CDS encoding acyltransferase family protein, producing MPDQSSAAAQPAGKAARLQSLDLLRGFTIAAMILVNTPGDGDHVYHPLTHAEWNGCTPTDVIFPGFIFMAGVSIVFALGKKRQSPGMLLKALRRMLTLIAIGWGINLVYHFDPAHLRFPGVLQRIALVYFIATFLFLKLEARQLRLVSWGLLAGYYLLFWLPFPGKGVDLFDPQHNIVAYVDHTLFGAGHLYQWAYTDPCGLLSTLPAIATALLGIEAGNILKQTSDPTAKTAQLLRTGLLLTAGGLLADFIFPINKPLWSSAYVLYTGGICMSCLGISFWYFDVRQYGRRFWPLLVFGTNAIFAYVVAEVLPKFVNMIVIGHARGLHIVYAALAAVCAPELASVLAAMAFVGLVWMMMLLLYKRGIIIKV from the coding sequence ATGCCAGATCAATCAAGTGCCGCTGCGCAGCCGGCAGGGAAAGCCGCGCGCCTACAGTCTTTGGACCTGTTAAGAGGTTTTACGATCGCTGCCATGATATTGGTAAACACCCCCGGCGATGGCGACCACGTGTACCATCCGCTCACACACGCTGAGTGGAATGGCTGCACGCCCACGGATGTGATCTTCCCGGGCTTTATTTTCATGGCAGGGGTATCCATTGTATTTGCATTGGGCAAGAAGAGACAATCGCCCGGTATGCTCCTGAAAGCCCTGCGCCGCATGCTTACATTGATCGCCATCGGCTGGGGCATAAACCTGGTGTATCATTTCGATCCCGCGCATCTGCGCTTCCCTGGCGTGTTACAGCGCATTGCCCTGGTATATTTTATCGCCACTTTTTTATTCCTTAAACTGGAAGCAAGGCAATTGCGCCTGGTATCATGGGGCTTGCTGGCAGGGTATTATTTGTTGTTCTGGCTTCCATTCCCGGGCAAAGGCGTTGATCTTTTTGATCCGCAACACAACATCGTTGCTTACGTAGACCATACCTTGTTTGGCGCTGGTCATCTCTATCAATGGGCTTATACGGACCCCTGCGGCCTCCTAAGCACATTGCCCGCCATAGCAACGGCCCTGCTGGGCATTGAAGCCGGCAACATTTTAAAACAGACCAGCGATCCCACGGCAAAAACAGCACAGTTACTGCGTACCGGCCTGTTGCTGACGGCCGGTGGCCTTTTGGCAGATTTTATTTTTCCTATCAATAAGCCATTGTGGAGCAGTGCCTACGTGCTGTATACAGGCGGTATTTGTATGAGCTGCCTGGGCATCTCGTTCTGGTATTTTGATGTAAGACAGTATGGGCGCCGGTTTTGGCCCTTGCTGGTGTTTGGTACCAATGCCATTTTTGCTTACGTAGTAGCAGAGGTGCTGCCAAAGTTTGTGAATATGATCGTGATAGGGCATGCGCGGGGGCTGCATATTGTGTATGCCGCGCTGGCGGCGGTGTGTGCGCCGGAACTGGCATCAGTGCTGGCAGCCATGGCATTTGTAGGGCTGGTGTGGATGATGATGTTACTGCTTTATAAGCGGGGTATTATCATTAAGGTGTGA
- a CDS encoding RagB/SusD family nutrient uptake outer membrane protein: protein MRKILLGLLLAAGMASCKKFLEEKPTSTMTAENFYKTAADADAAVVGAYDELNNQSEVYYRGMYLLAELPTDNAECGQGVANAYIFALKNYTYGPVNDRIETLWTGIYKGIANANVAIDKIPGIAMDATKKARLIAEAKYIRALLYFDLVRLFGPVPLVLHQVTTLDSVSQPRAAQEAIYSQIISDLKEGEQNLDDVSSASGNGRATRAAASALLSKVYLTLHDYANARAEARLVLNNVQYGLLPTYADIFAPANRFNKEVIFGIQNKGNTGTGNGFAMALFLPRSTIPLAGGGTVGGNSADVPTVEFYNSFLTGDLRKDKTFFTQYDAGAGLATFRPHWFKYFDPAAITNLGEGSLNFPIVRYADILLTYAEAENELNGPSATALDALNQVRRRAYGKSITTPDASIDISGVSQAGLRDALLNERRWEFGFEDQRWFDLKRTGNLLTLLKAKGLGIQDYDTLYPIPQRERDVNKQLTQNGGYTQ, encoded by the coding sequence ATGAGAAAGATATTGCTTGGCCTCCTGCTGGCAGCCGGAATGGCATCGTGCAAAAAGTTCCTGGAAGAAAAACCAACTTCCACCATGACAGCGGAAAACTTCTACAAAACAGCGGCCGATGCAGACGCCGCCGTGGTAGGGGCTTACGATGAATTGAACAACCAATCCGAGGTGTACTACCGCGGCATGTACCTGCTGGCAGAACTGCCCACGGATAATGCAGAATGCGGGCAGGGTGTGGCCAATGCCTACATCTTTGCCCTGAAAAATTACACTTACGGGCCGGTAAACGACCGTATAGAAACGCTGTGGACGGGCATTTACAAGGGTATTGCCAATGCCAACGTGGCCATCGACAAAATACCCGGCATCGCCATGGACGCCACTAAAAAGGCAAGACTGATCGCGGAAGCCAAATATATCCGTGCCTTGCTGTATTTTGACCTGGTACGCCTGTTTGGCCCCGTGCCCCTGGTACTGCACCAGGTAACCACCCTGGACAGTGTGAGCCAGCCAAGAGCCGCACAGGAAGCCATTTACAGCCAGATCATCAGCGACCTGAAAGAAGGCGAACAAAACCTGGATGATGTGAGCAGCGCCTCCGGCAATGGCCGCGCCACCCGCGCTGCCGCCAGCGCCCTGCTGAGTAAAGTATACCTTACCCTGCATGACTATGCCAATGCCCGCGCGGAAGCCCGGCTGGTGTTGAACAATGTGCAATATGGCCTGCTGCCCACCTATGCAGACATCTTTGCGCCGGCCAACCGCTTTAACAAAGAAGTGATTTTTGGCATCCAGAACAAAGGCAACACTGGTACGGGCAATGGCTTTGCCATGGCGCTTTTCCTGCCCCGCTCCACCATCCCGCTGGCAGGCGGTGGTACCGTGGGTGGCAACAGTGCAGACGTGCCCACCGTGGAATTTTACAACAGCTTCTTAACGGGTGATCTGCGCAAAGACAAGACCTTCTTTACGCAATATGACGCCGGCGCAGGCCTGGCCACCTTCCGCCCGCACTGGTTCAAATACTTTGATCCGGCTGCTATCACGAACCTGGGTGAAGGTTCACTCAACTTTCCCATTGTGCGTTATGCAGACATCCTGCTGACGTATGCAGAAGCGGAGAATGAGCTGAATGGCCCGTCTGCCACAGCCTTGGACGCCCTTAACCAGGTACGCCGCCGCGCTTATGGCAAGTCCATCACCACACCCGATGCCAGCATAGACATCAGTGGGGTAAGCCAGGCAGGCCTGCGCGATGCGCTGCTGAATGAGCGCCGCTGGGAATTTGGGTTTGAGGACCAGCGCTGGTTTGACCTGAAACGTACCGGCAACCTGCTGACCTTACTGAAAGCAAAGGGACTGGGCATCCAGGATTACGATACCCTCTACCCCATTCCACAACGGGAGCGGGATGTTAACAAACAACTCACCCAGAATGGCGGGTATACTCAATAA